In a genomic window of Bacteroidota bacterium:
- a CDS encoding patatin-like phospholipase family protein, with protein sequence MTDYRARVARRFIFLLALPFISLSVFAQTKYLIPPSDSSGPFRGISVHRNEHAGRPKVGLVLSGGGGRGLAQVGVLRALERNHIPVDFIVGNSLGAVVGGLYAAGYSTTQLESIVTHTDWSELLSFSEDTKRTDLFVGQKQSEEVGYLLIRFDGLSPIIPSSISGGQRFSNFFSYLTLQALYHPDPGFDGLKIPFRATATDLISGKRVILDHGSLSEAMRASATVPLLYSPLERDSMVMVDGGLTSNIPVDIARAAGCDIVIAVNSTSSMRNASQLSAPWEIADQIMTIMMQEMNRRELELADVVVTPQTRDRLVSDFSGVDSLIAAGDLAGERSVPSIREALRRRDRHVSALSALPFPSARIRILGDSLPAALDRDLAQETDDHTLSPHGVEEYVNSLAALGRYERVYAEVTADATPAIVEFHLKSYPPLRNFEFSGNRGVSDESIMAELSPLLGKPVDAGLIQQSLERIVAMYRGKGYSLARIDSVLIDTARAVLSFTIKEGAIAQIRFEGNERTRDYVIRREFPLDEGDIFKIETAYQGIVNIKSTGLFDYVLLDVRYSGNKPVIVLKVKEKSSSIVRLGLHADNEHSLVGTVDIRDANSRGAGEDLSITMRYGFRDRGARMAYTISRIFNTYFTFNTGVYFTSRDVITYRDDPALRSGDWDRIENGRFKESKYGWIMDFGSQFERFGDVNAELRVENQQISAISGEGYTPERYRFVSLKLRSIVDTEDKFLFPTSGMFLALSYETAIRNLGSEVGFGKVEATYETFFTFLPRHTLRPRVTFGFADATLPIAEQYTLGGFRSMLGLREDDSYGRQLFLVNMEYRFSLPFRVIFDTYFKARYDLGTISLIPEELKINSFRHGLGGEIALDTPLGEAAFGAGLSFYVKPGTPNSSMSFGPVLLYFSIGPPL encoded by the coding sequence TTGACTGATTATCGGGCCAGGGTTGCGCGGCGCTTCATCTTCCTGCTCGCGCTCCCCTTTATCTCTCTCTCCGTCTTCGCGCAGACCAAGTACCTCATTCCTCCCAGCGATTCATCCGGTCCGTTCCGCGGAATTTCAGTCCATCGCAACGAGCATGCGGGACGTCCGAAGGTGGGGCTTGTCCTCAGCGGAGGGGGAGGGAGGGGGCTCGCCCAGGTCGGCGTTCTCCGGGCGCTCGAGCGGAACCACATACCGGTCGATTTCATAGTCGGTAACAGCCTCGGCGCGGTCGTCGGGGGGCTCTATGCCGCCGGCTATTCCACGACCCAGCTGGAGAGCATCGTCACCCACACCGACTGGAGCGAGCTGCTCTCGTTTTCCGAGGATACGAAACGGACAGACCTGTTCGTCGGGCAGAAGCAGAGCGAAGAGGTGGGATACCTCCTGATCCGGTTCGACGGGCTCTCCCCGATCATCCCATCCTCGATATCGGGGGGCCAGCGGTTCTCGAACTTTTTTTCCTACCTCACCCTCCAGGCGCTCTACCATCCCGATCCCGGCTTCGACGGCCTGAAAATACCTTTTCGCGCCACCGCCACCGACCTCATCTCGGGAAAACGCGTCATACTGGACCACGGTTCGCTCTCCGAAGCGATGCGGGCCAGCGCCACGGTGCCGCTCCTCTATTCCCCCCTCGAACGCGACTCGATGGTCATGGTGGACGGAGGACTCACCTCGAACATCCCCGTCGATATCGCGCGCGCGGCGGGGTGTGACATCGTCATCGCGGTGAATTCCACGAGCTCGATGCGCAATGCCAGCCAGCTCAGCGCCCCGTGGGAGATCGCGGATCAGATCATGACGATCATGATGCAGGAGATGAACAGGAGGGAGCTGGAGCTTGCCGACGTAGTGGTGACTCCCCAGACGCGGGACAGGCTCGTGTCCGATTTTTCCGGCGTCGATTCCCTGATCGCCGCAGGCGATCTCGCCGGCGAGCGAAGCGTCCCTTCCATCCGCGAAGCGCTCCGGCGGCGGGACCGCCACGTCTCCGCGCTCTCCGCGCTACCGTTCCCGTCGGCCCGCATCCGCATCCTGGGCGACTCGCTCCCGGCCGCTCTGGACCGGGATCTGGCGCAGGAAACGGACGACCATACGCTCTCGCCCCACGGCGTGGAAGAGTATGTCAACAGCCTTGCCGCGTTGGGCCGGTACGAGCGCGTCTATGCGGAAGTCACCGCAGACGCAACCCCCGCGATCGTGGAATTTCATCTGAAGAGTTACCCGCCTCTCCGGAACTTCGAATTTTCGGGGAACCGGGGGGTGAGCGATGAATCGATCATGGCCGAGCTCTCTCCGCTCCTGGGAAAGCCCGTCGACGCCGGCCTGATCCAGCAATCACTCGAGCGGATCGTCGCGATGTACCGGGGAAAAGGATATTCCCTGGCCCGGATCGATTCCGTTTTGATCGATACCGCCCGGGCGGTCCTGAGCTTCACTATTAAAGAGGGCGCCATCGCCCAGATCAGGTTTGAAGGGAATGAACGAACCCGCGATTATGTCATACGCCGGGAGTTCCCTCTCGACGAAGGGGACATTTTTAAGATAGAAACGGCCTATCAGGGGATCGTCAACATCAAGAGCACCGGATTGTTCGATTATGTCCTGCTCGACGTCCGGTACAGCGGCAACAAGCCCGTCATCGTCCTGAAGGTCAAGGAGAAAAGCTCCTCGATCGTCCGCCTCGGGCTCCATGCGGACAACGAGCACAGCCTCGTCGGCACGGTCGACATCCGGGATGCGAACTCCCGCGGGGCGGGGGAGGACCTCAGCATCACGATGCGGTACGGCTTCCGCGACCGGGGGGCCCGGATGGCGTACACGATCAGCAGAATCTTCAACACCTACTTCACGTTTAACACGGGAGTCTACTTCACTTCGAGGGATGTGATCACCTACCGGGACGATCCGGCGCTCCGGTCCGGGGATTGGGACCGGATTGAAAACGGCAGGTTCAAGGAGAGCAAGTATGGCTGGATCATGGACTTCGGAAGCCAGTTCGAGCGGTTCGGCGACGTCAATGCGGAGCTGCGCGTTGAAAACCAGCAGATCAGCGCGATCAGCGGAGAGGGATACACGCCCGAGCGATACCGTTTCGTTTCGTTGAAGCTGAGGAGCATCGTCGACACGGAAGACAAATTTCTTTTTCCGACCTCGGGGATGTTTCTTGCCCTCTCCTATGAGACGGCGATCAGGAATCTCGGGAGCGAGGTCGGATTCGGAAAGGTGGAGGCGACCTACGAAACGTTTTTCACCTTCCTCCCCCGGCACACGCTCCGCCCCCGCGTGACATTCGGCTTTGCGGATGCGACGCTCCCGATCGCGGAACAGTACACGCTGGGCGGGTTCCGTTCCATGCTCGGGCTCCGCGAAGACGACAGCTACGGCAGGCAGCTTTTCCTGGTGAACATGGAATACCGGTTCTCTCTTCCGTTCAGGGTCATCTTCGATACCTATTTCAAGGCCCGGTACGATCTCGGCACCATTTCGCTGATTCCCGAGGAGTTGAAGATCAACAGCTTCCGCCACGGACTCGGGGGTGAAATAGCGCTCGATACGCCCCTCGGGGAAGCGGCATTCGGAGCGGGACTCAGCTTTTATGTAAAACCCGGAACGCCAAACTCTTCGATGAGCTTCGGTCCGGTCCTCCTCTACTTTTCGATCGGGCCGCCCCTCTGA
- a CDS encoding glycosyltransferase: MGSNRKVALVHDWLVGMRGGEKVLELLCELFPDATLFTLVHRPGTVSPAIERLPIRTSYIQRLPFGLRHYRYFLPLFPSASRGLDARGFDVVISSSHAAAKGVRVGSGAIHICYCHTPMRYIWDQYPNYFGPGRAPFAVRAGMKLVLGYLRRWDVETAGNVGHFIANSRNVQERIRRIYNRDAAVIYPPVDLRRFPLSREDEGFYLIVSALVPYKRIDVAVEAFTNLGRRLVVVGAGPEEKRLRSLAGGNVEFKGWAPDAELAGYFARCRALVFPSEEDFGIAPVEAMSCGKPVIAFAAGGALETVTGTTGVFFDGQNSRSLMEAVERFERMNFDAVSIRNHASGFSRELCKSRLESYLAGVCGEV, from the coding sequence ATGGGATCCAACCGAAAGGTCGCTCTCGTGCACGATTGGCTTGTCGGCATGAGGGGAGGCGAAAAAGTGCTCGAGTTGCTCTGCGAACTCTTTCCGGATGCCACCCTGTTCACTCTCGTCCACCGCCCGGGGACGGTGTCTCCCGCCATCGAGCGGTTGCCCATCAGGACGTCTTACATCCAGCGCCTGCCGTTCGGCCTCCGCCACTACAGGTATTTCCTGCCTCTCTTCCCTTCGGCCTCGCGGGGGCTCGACGCCAGAGGCTTCGATGTGGTGATATCGAGCAGCCACGCGGCGGCAAAAGGAGTGCGCGTTGGCTCCGGCGCCATACATATTTGTTATTGCCACACTCCCATGAGGTACATCTGGGATCAATATCCCAACTACTTCGGCCCGGGAAGGGCGCCCTTCGCCGTCAGGGCGGGGATGAAGCTGGTGCTCGGTTATCTTCGCCGCTGGGATGTCGAAACTGCCGGCAATGTCGGCCATTTCATCGCGAACTCGAGAAACGTGCAGGAGAGGATCAGACGGATCTACAACCGGGATGCCGCGGTCATTTATCCCCCGGTGGACCTCCGGCGATTCCCGCTCTCACGCGAGGACGAGGGGTTTTATCTGATCGTTTCCGCGCTCGTTCCGTACAAGAGGATCGATGTCGCCGTGGAGGCGTTTACGAACCTGGGGAGGCGGCTGGTGGTGGTCGGGGCGGGGCCCGAGGAGAAGAGGCTCCGGTCGCTCGCCGGAGGGAACGTGGAGTTTAAAGGGTGGGCGCCGGATGCGGAGCTGGCCGGCTACTTTGCGCGTTGCCGGGCGCTGGTCTTTCCGTCGGAGGAGGATTTCGGTATCGCGCCGGTCGAGGCGATGTCGTGCGGCAAGCCCGTCATCGCTTTCGCGGCGGGCGGTGCGCTCGAAACCGTCACCGGAACGACGGGCGTCTTTTTCGACGGGCAGAACAGCCGTTCGCTCATGGAAGCGGTCGAGCGGTTCGAGCGGATGAACTTCGACGCGGTTTCGATCCGGAACCACGCGTCCGGTTTCTCAAGAGAACTCTGCAAGAGCAGGCTTGAATCATACCTCGCCGGAGTGTGCGGGGAGGTGTGA
- a CDS encoding alpha/beta hydrolase yields the protein MTLLVPLGAVVLLFLASATVLLLMTGPTLLLKPRRRSAEFYRALGQPTTPGEARLEYEEIGVEVETGLKLDCWLIKADAPVKGTVLYLHGVSDCKIDGLRLARLLHDDHFNVFLYDSRRHGRSGGKFCTYGFYEKFDVVKIIDYLAQRKDVAAGKIAAFGTSMGAAVAIQAAAIDVRIGAVIAENSFATLRSIFDDYQKRMFKLPFHYLRNLVIVRSERIARFKASDVSPLEAVRKLEIPILFIYGTNDHLIDHEYSVMLYENTRGKKDLFPVEHASHNDTWKVAGRSYETKVLGFLERNLA from the coding sequence ATGACCCTGCTCGTGCCCCTCGGGGCAGTCGTCCTTCTTTTCCTCGCGAGCGCCACCGTTCTCCTGCTCATGACCGGTCCGACCCTCCTGCTGAAGCCGCGGCGCCGTTCGGCGGAATTCTATCGTGCTCTCGGGCAACCCACGACACCGGGAGAGGCGCGCCTTGAATATGAAGAGATCGGCGTCGAGGTGGAGACCGGGTTGAAACTCGATTGCTGGCTCATCAAAGCGGATGCCCCGGTCAAGGGCACGGTGCTCTACCTGCATGGTGTATCGGACTGCAAGATCGACGGGCTCCGGCTCGCGAGGCTCCTCCACGACGACCATTTCAACGTGTTTCTCTACGATTCCAGGCGCCATGGAAGGAGCGGCGGAAAATTTTGCACGTACGGGTTTTACGAGAAATTCGACGTCGTCAAGATCATCGATTACCTGGCGCAGCGGAAGGATGTTGCGGCCGGGAAGATCGCCGCGTTCGGCACGTCGATGGGCGCTGCGGTCGCGATACAGGCGGCGGCGATCGATGTGCGGATCGGCGCGGTGATCGCGGAGAACTCGTTCGCCACGCTCCGCTCGATCTTCGATGACTACCAGAAAAGGATGTTCAAGCTTCCGTTCCACTACCTCCGGAATCTCGTGATTGTCCGTTCCGAGCGGATCGCGAGGTTCAAGGCAAGCGACGTCTCGCCGCTCGAGGCAGTGCGGAAACTCGAGATACCGATTCTCTTCATTTACGGAACGAACGACCACCTCATCGACCATGAGTACTCCGTCATGCTCTATGAGAACACGCGCGGAAAGAAGGATCTCTTCCCGGTCGAGCACGCCTCGCACAACGACACCTGGAAGGTCGCGGGAAGGTCGTACGAAACCAAGGTTCTCGGATTCCTCGAAAGGAATCTGGCGTGA